The DNA region GTACAACATTTTTAACAAGCTGTCATCAGTAGGAAATACGGATTTTGCCTTAGTCACTTTGCGCAGCTGACGATTGAAATTCTCAATCGCATTCGTTGTATAAATGAGTGTTCTCACTTCTTG from Propionispora hippei DSM 15287 includes:
- a CDS encoding transposase, giving the protein QEVRTLIYTTNAIENFNRQLRKVTKAKSVFPTDDSLLKMLYLAMIDITKKWTGRRKDWGQIHSQLEIFFADRLD